The Triticum aestivum cultivar Chinese Spring chromosome 7B, IWGSC CS RefSeq v2.1, whole genome shotgun sequence genome window below encodes:
- the LOC123158067 gene encoding protein argonaute 1D, with protein MGSWRPRMPGFGDEGGGGGGRGGGQGRGMGGRGRGGFGFYPQQGGRGGGGGGGGSYQPRGAAQQWRPAAPAPAQPHANGNGGPAATIAPELRQANTDDAAPAPPAPAPEALEAVAEHLELDDVTDQFDALSMSMGGDDSGSVTTGTGRELAVARAPIPRADSSCKFPHRPGSGRAGTRCLVKANHFLAELPDKDLHQYDVAITPETSRVSGRAVMGELVRLHRASYLGGRLPAYDGSKSMYTAGPLPFTSKEFHITVLEEDDGSGQERRERTFKVVIRYAARADLRRLEQYIAGRQAEAPQEALQVLDIVLRELPTARYAPYGRSFFSPDFGRRRSLGDGVESWRGFYQTIRPTQMGLSLNIDMSATSFFEPLPVLDFVGQLLNADIHSRALSDAERVKIKKALRGVKVEVTHRGNIRRKYRISGLTAQTTRELTFPVDQGGTVKSVVQYFQETYGFAIQHINLPCLTVGNQQRPNYLPMEVCKIVEGQRYSKRLNQGQIRALLEETCQRPHDRERDIVQMVNHNSYHDDPYAKEFGIKISERLASVEARILPAPRLKYSETGREKDCLPRVGQWNMMNKKMVNGARVRSWLCVNFARNVQESMATGFCRELARMCQASGMDFALEPVLPVIYVRPDQVERGLKARFHDAMTALGPQRKEIELLIGILPDNNGSLYGDLKRVCEIDLGLISQCCLTKQVFKMNKQILANLSLKINVKVGGRNTVLADALTRRIPLVTDKPTIIFGADVTHPHPGEDSSPSIAAVVASQDWPEVTKYAGLVSAQTHRQELIEDLYNVTHDPQRGTIHGGMVRELLTSFKRTTGEKPERIIFYRDGVSEGQFYQVLLHELDAIRKACASLEANYQPLVTFVVVQKRHHTRLFAHNHNDQSTVDKSGNILPGTVIDSKICHPTEFDFFLCSHAGIKGTSRPAHYHVLWDENNFTADGLQTLTNNLCYTYARCTRSVSIVPPAYYAHLAAFRARFYMEPDSSDSGSISSARKSGSSTSRSTRAAGAGVVRPLPALKDSVKKVMFYC; from the exons ATGGGGTCGTGGAGGCCGAGGATGCCGGGGTTCggcgacgaaggcggcggcggcggcgggcgagggggcggccagggcaggggcATGGGTGGTCGCGGCCGCGGCGGCTTCGGCTTCTACCCTCAGCAAGGCGGCCGCggcggagggggaggaggaggaggctcctACCAGCCTCGCGGCGCGGCGCAGCAGTGGCGCCCGGCCGCCCCTGCTCCGGCGCAGCCGCACGCCAACGGCAACGGCGGCCCGGCCGCCACGATAGCTCCCGAGCTGCGCCAAGCAAACACGGACGACGCCGCTCCGGCTCCGCCCGCCCCGGCCCCTGAGGCCCTCGAGGCCGTCGCCGAGCATCTCGAGCTCGACGACGTCACCGACCAGTTCGACGCCCTGTCCATGTCCATGGGAGGCGACGACTCGGGCTCGGTCACCACCGGCACCGGCAGGGAGCTCGCCGTGGCCCGGGCGCCGATCCCGCGGGCGGACAGCTCGTGCAAGTTCCCGCACCGCCCCGGGAGCGGGCGGGCCGGCACGCGGTGCCTGGTGAAGGCGAACCACTTCCTGGCCGAGCTGCCGGACAAGGACCTGCACCAGTACGACGTGGCCATCACGCCGGAGACGTCGCGGGTGTCCGGCCGCGCCGTCATGGGCGAGCTGGTGCGCCTGCACCGGGCGTCCTACCTCGGCGGCCGCCTCCCCGCCTACGACGGCAGCAAGAGCATGTACACCGCCGGCCCGCTGCCCTTCACCTCCAAGGAGTTCCACATCACCGTGCTCGAGGAGGACGACGGCTCCGGCCAGGAGAG GCGTGAGAGGACGTTCAAGGTGGTGATCAGGTACGCGGCGAGGGCCGATCTGCGGCGGCTCGAGCAGTACATCGCCGGGAGGCAGGCCGAGGCGCCCCAGGAGGCCCTGCAGGTCCTTGACATCGTCCTGCGTGAGCTGCCAACAGCTAG ATATGCGCCATATGGTCGATCGTTCTTCTCGCCGGACTTCGGTCGGCGGCGGTCCCTCGGCGACGGGGTCGAGAGCTGGCGCGGGTTTTATCAGACCATCCGCCCTACCCAGATGGGATTGTCGCTCAACATCG ATATGTCAGCAACATCTTTCTTCGAGCCGCTGCCTGTCCTCGATTTTGTCGGGCAGCTTTTGAACGCTGACATTCACTCGAGGGCCCTCTCGGATGCCGAGCGCGTCAAG ATCAAGAAGGCCCTAAGGGGAGTGAAGGTGGAAGTTACTCACCGTGGCAACATTCGGCGCAAGTACCGGATATCTGGTTTAACAGCTCAGACAACTAGGGAGCTAAC TTTTCCTGTTGATCAAGGGGGCACGGTGAAGTCGGTTGTCCAGTATTTTCAGGAGACATATGGGTTTGCCATCCAGCACATCAACCTTCCCTGTCTGACAGTCGGCAACCAGCAGCGTCCAAATTACCTCCCCATGGAG GTCTGCAAAATAGTGGAGGGGCAGAGGTACTCCAAGAGGCTGAACCAGGGCCAGATAAGAGCTCTTCTTGAGGAGACATGCCAGCGTCCGCATGACCGGGAGCGCGACATAGTTCAG ATGGTGAATCACAACTCTTACCACGATGATCCGTATGCAAAAGAGTTTGGTATTAAGATCAGCGAGCGCCTGGCATCGGTCGAGGCACGGATTTTGCCTGCTCCTCGG CTGAAGTACAGCGAGACTGGTAGAGAGAAGGATTGCTTGCCTAGAGTTGGCCAGtggaatatgatgaacaag AAAATGGTCAATGGTGCTAGAGTCAGGAGCTGGCTGTGTGTCAACTTCGCTCGAAATGTGCAAGAGAGTATGGCTACTGGATTCTGCCGTGAACTCGCTCGCATGTGCCAAGCCTCAGGAATG GACTTTGCTTTGGAGCCTGTTCTTCCGGTTATATACGTGCGCCCTGATCAAGTGGAGAGAGGTCTGAAAGCTAGGTTCCATGATGCGATGACCGCGCTTGGACCGCAGCGCAAGGAGATCGAGTTGCTTATTGGAATTCTCCCTGATAACAATGGCTCACTTTATG GTGACCTGAAGCGTGTCTGCGAGATCGACCTTGGGCTGATTTCCCAGTGCTGTTTGACAAAGCAAGTGTTCAAGATGAACAAGCAAATCCTGGCAAACCTTTCTCTCAAGATAAATGTCAAG GTTGGGGGAAGGAACACTGTACTGGCTGATGCGTTGACAAGGCGCATTCCTTTGGTTACGGACAAGCCGACGATCATATTCGGTGCAGATGTCACCCATCCTCATCCTGGTGAAGACAGCAGCCCTTCCATTGCTGCA GTTGTGGCCTCCCAGGATTGGCCTGAGGTGACCAAGTATGCTGGCCTAGTCTCTGCTCAGACTCACAGGCAGGAATTAATAGAGGATCTGTACAATGTGACTCATGATCCTCAGAGGGGAACCATCCATGGTGGCATGGTCAG GGAGCTTCTTACATCCTTTAAGCGAACAACCGGAGAAAAGCCCGAGCGTATTATTTTCTATAG GGATGGAGTGAGTGAAGGCCAGTTCTACCAAGTTCTACTGCATGAGCTTGATGCCATCAGAAAG GCATGCGCATCGCTGGAAGCAAACTACCAGCCGCTGGTTACGTTTGTCGTGGTCCAGAAGCGCCACCACACGAGGCTGTTTGCGCACAACCACAATGACCAGAGCACCGTCGACAAGAGCGGCAACATCCTTCCCG GCACTGTGATTGACTCCAAGATCTGCCACCCTACAGAGTTTGATTTCTTCCTGTGCAGCCATGCCGGCATCAAG GGCACGAGCCGCCCCGCGCATTACCATGTCCTGTGGGATGAGAACAACTTCACTGCTGATGGACTGCAGACCCTCACCAACAACCTCTGCTACAC TTACGCTAGGTGCACGCGCTCGGTGTCTATCG TCCCTCCAGCATACTACGCTCACCTGGCCGCCTTCCGCGCCCGCTTCTACATGGAGCCGGACAGCTCCGACAGCGGCTCCATCTCGAGCGCGCGCAAGTCCGGCTCGTCGACGTCCCGCAGCACCCGCGCCGCCGGCGCCGGGGTCGTCAGGCCCCTCCCTGCGCTCAAGGACAGCGTGAAGAAGGTCATGTTCTACTGCTGA